One Cyprinus carpio isolate SPL01 chromosome A16, ASM1834038v1, whole genome shotgun sequence genomic region harbors:
- the LOC109103990 gene encoding cell division cycle-associated protein 3-like yields MGSSESKISVASTPKVDPSQRPRAARVARLADPRSPSCAIDRTPIQMGVAYSPLPVVESVGPAFVDPRSPTPGVTRTPVKVSVTSLARRLSTFFLNDVKSGGDSVCPLPPVSFTKHPSLPNVNQQNEAGPRDPLLPLVKGQNSSTLNGHTDAVSTPALCSPSEGYGSMCRSPFVLIGDTQVVVDAETTLEEAEEALMLGATSLRKELSLSLLACREGVYSSSLEERPLTPLPPAERQENEDHSYALFSVPQQSTESETSTPVVEAVVTSEADEVPSQTSEEQVDAALPESSHEQPEESKPPTPQPDVAPSKSSPVTGTQVEMVQSGIRCLKFDTRSPSQAIFKPQWLGVGFGTTGVRARGVQARGKTSISSPLSTKNTATNENNNMVVRAKQRPREKVLIGEGRSPLQILREANSPRDRNSQMKLKVSTPEKQRFSQMDRRALILSLNKENE; encoded by the exons ATGGGTTCCAGTGAAAGCAAGATATCTGTGGCATCAACACCAAAGGTAGACCCGAGCCAGCGGCCGAGAGCAGCGCGTGTAGCGAGGCTCGCAGACCCGCGGTCACCGTCCTGTGCTATCGACCGCACACCTATACAG ATGGGCGTGGCTTACTCTCCTCTTCCTGTGGTGGAGTCAGTAGGGCCTGCATTTGTTGACCCCCGCTCACCCACACCTGGCGTTACTCGAACACCAGTAAAGG TGAGCGTCACGTCTCTTGCTCGGCGGCTGAGCACCTTCTTTCTCAATGACGTCAAGTCTGGCGGCGACTCTGTTTGTCCCCTTCCTCCGGTCTCCTTCACCAAACACCCCAGCCTGCCTAATGTGAATCAGCAAAATGAGGCAGGCCCCAGAGATCCTCTCCTTCCTCTGGTAAAAGGCCAAAACTCATCCACCCTCAATGGACACACAGATGCTGTGTCCACCCCTGCTCTGTGCTCTCCTTCAGAGGGCTACGGCTCTATGTGCAGGAGCCCATTTGTGTTGATTGGAGACACGCAGGTGGTGGTGGATGCTGAGACCACGCTGGAAGAGGCGGAGGAGGCTCTGATGCTTGGTGCTACATCATTGAGAAAAGAGCTCAGTTTGAGTCTTCTTGCTTGTCGTGAAGGCGTTTACTCCTCTTCTCTGGAGGAACGTCCTCTGactcctcttcctcctgctgaGAGGCAAGAGAATGAAGATCACTCCTACGCACTCTTCTCAGTCCCACAACAGTCCACAGAGTCTGAAACGTCCACACCTGTTGTTGAAGCTGTCGTGACCTCGGAGGCAGATGAGGTCCCGTCCCAGACATCTGAAGAACAG GTGGATGCTGCTCTTCCAGAGTCGAGCCATGAGCAGCCAGAGGAGAGCAAACCTCCCACACCTCAACCTGATGTAGCCCCCAGCAAATCCAGCCCAGTGACTGGCACCCAGGTTGAAATGGTCCAGTCCGGTATCCGTTGTCTGAAGTTTGACACCCGTAGCCCAAGTCAGGCCATTTTTAAGCCCCAGTGGTTGGGTGTGGGCTTCGGGACCACTGGAGTCAGAGCGAGGGGGGTACAGGCGCGTGGAAAAACATCCATTTCCTCACCACTCTCCACCAAAAACACAGCcacaaatgaaaataacaacatGGTTGTGCGTGCCAAACAGAGACCGAGAG AAAAAGTTCTGATTGGTGAGGGCAGATCGCCTCTGCAGATCCTGAGAGAGGCAAATTCACCCAGAGACCGCAACTCCCAG ATGAAGTTGAAAGTGTCCACCCCAGAAAAACAGAGATTCAGCCAGATGGACAGGAGAGCTCTGATTCTGTCACTCAACAAGGAGAACGAGTGA
- the LOC109103989 gene encoding peroxisomal targeting signal 1 receptor-like isoform X3, producing MAMRELVEAECGGANPLMKLTGHMTQEGGAWRHRSTPSIPPIPIETITEEELVSEFLQVPQHPPSSFYMGQLLEEMQQLDQQSYRPAPQRAPDVAALALSGNWEAEFLSNVDSASSSGQAGLDPADADWTREFISKDPGCWAEEYLKHSEEKLWHEDLGEIEQDKEWTQEYQSDEGLRQTANELLAKVDDPKLQKTEVSAESAEFWVDEFTAYGPDFQQAKAAVESDVDFWEKLQQEWEEMAKRDAEAHPWLSDFDQMLSSSYDKGYQFEEDNPYLSHDDAFAEGVKRMEAGDIPGAVRLFESAVQREPDNQLAWQYLGTCQAENEQEFAAISALRRCIELKKDNLTALMALAVSFTNESLHRQACETLRDWLRHNPKYQHILEQHEREKEREGVREREKERERFGSLLPEALFNEVQMLFLSAAGADPTWVDPELQCGLGVLFNLSGEYDKAVDCFNAALSVMPQDYLLWNKLGATLANGNRSEEAVAAYRRALELQPGFVRSRYNLGISCVNLGAHREAIEHFLEALSLQRQAAGDGEGGAGRGRGAAVTVMSDNIWSTLRMALSMMGESSLYSAADRRDLDTLLAHFCQREGETE from the exons ATGGCGATGCGGGAGTTAGTGGAGGCGGAATGTGGGGGAGCCAATCCCCTCATGAAACTGACTGGTCACATGACCCAAGAGGGAGGGGCTTGGAGACATCGATCAACACCCTCT ATTCCTCCTATTCCAATTGAAACAATCACTGAAGAGGAG CTGGTCAGTGAGTTTCTACAGGTCCCACAACATCCTCCCTCCAGTTTTTATATGGGTCAGCTGCTGGAGGAAATGCAGCAGCTAGATCAGCAGAGCTACAGACCAGCTCCACAGAGAG CTCCAGACGTGGCTGCTTTGGCGCTGTCTGGCAATTGGGAGGCAGAGTTCCTGTCTAATGTTGACTCTGCCTCTTCTTCTGGACAAGCTGGTCTGGATCCAGCTGATGCTGATTGGACCAGAGAATTCATCAGTAAAG ACCCTGGCTGCTGGGCAGAGGAGTACCTGAAGCACTCAGAGGAGAAGTTATGGCATGAAGATTTGGGAGAAATAGAACAGGACAAAGAATg GACGCAAGAATACCAGTCAGATGAAGGACTTCGGCAAACAGCGAATGAACTCCTTGCCAAAGTGGATGACCCTAAACTACAGAAGACAGAG GTTTCTGCAGAATCTGCAGAATTTTGGGTAGATGAGTTCACAGCTTATGGGCCAGACTTCCAGCAGGCCAAAGCAGCGGTCGAG AGTGATGTTGATTTCTGGGAGAAACTCCAGCAGGAGTGGGAGGAAATGGCGAAGAGGGATGCTGAAGCTCACCCGTGGCTCTCAGACTTCGACCAGATGCTCAGTAGCTCTTACGACAAG GGGTATCAGTTTGAAGAAGACAACCCCTACCTGTCCCACGATGATGCGTTTGCTGAGGGTGTGAAGAGGATGGAGGCGGGGGACATTCCTGGAGCCGTACGTCTCTTTGAGAGCGCAGTTCAGAGAGAGCCAGACAACCAGCTG GCTTGGCAATATCTGGGCACCTGCCAGGCTGAGAACGAGCAAGAGTTTGCTGCTATCAGCGCACTCCGCAG ATGTATCGAGCTGAAAAAGGACAATCTGACGGCTCTCATGGCTCTAGCTGTGAGCTTCACCAATGAGTCACTGCACAGACAGGCCTGCGAGACGCTTCGTGATTGGTTGAGACACAACCCTAAATACCAGCATATCCTCGAGCAGCATGAACGAGAGAAGGAGCGGGAGGGTGTgagggagagggagaaagagagggagagatttGGATCCCTTCTTCCAGA GGCACTGTTTAATGAAGTGCAGATGTTGTTTTTGAGTGCAGCGGGTGCTGACCCCACATGGGTGGACCCTGAGCTGCAGTGTGGTCTGGGCGTTCTCTTCAACCTGAGTGGAGAGTATGACAAGGCTGTGGACTGCTTCAATGCCGCCCTGTCTGTGATGCCACAG GATTATCTGCTGTGGAACAAGTTGGGAGCAACTCTTGCTAACGGGAACCGCTCAGAGGAGGCGGTCGCTGCCTACAGGCGCGCACTGGAGCTACAGCCTGGATTTGTACGTAGCCGATATAACCTTGGCATCAGCTGTGTCAACCTGGGTGCACACAG GGAGGCAATAGAGCACTTCCTAGAGGCCCTTTCTCTGCAGCGACAGGCCGCAGGTGATGGAGAGGGAGGTGCGGGTCGAGGGCGAGGTGCAGCAGTGACTGTGATGTCAGACAACATCTGGTCTACATTACGCATGGCACTGAGCATGATGGGAGAAAGCTCGCTTTATTCAGCAGCCGACCGGCGAGATCTGGACACTCTGCTGGCACACTTCTGCcagagagaaggagagacagAATGA
- the LOC109103989 gene encoding peroxisomal targeting signal 1 receptor-like isoform X2 has product MAMRELVEAECGGANPLMKLTGHMTQEGGAWRHRSTPSIPPIPIETITEEELVSEFLQVPQHPPSSFYMGQLLEEMQQLDQQSYRPAPQRAPDVAALALSGNWEAEFLSNVDSASSSGQAGLDPADADWTREFISKDPGCWAEEYLKHSEEKLWHEDLGEIEQDKEWTQEYQSDEGLRQTANELLAKVDDPKLQKTEFLRFIRQIGEGSVTVEDRAGKENTDRAQAKEAQHWASSINQVSAESAEFWVDEFTAYGPDFQQAKAAVEGYQFEEDNPYLSHDDAFAEGVKRMEAGDIPGAVRLFESAVQREPDNQLAWQYLGTCQAENEQEFAAISALRRCIELKKDNLTALMALAVSFTNESLHRQACETLRDWLRHNPKYQHILEQHEREKEREGVREREKERERFGSLLPEALFNEVQMLFLSAAGADPTWVDPELQCGLGVLFNLSGEYDKAVDCFNAALSVMPQDYLLWNKLGATLANGNRSEEAVAAYRRALELQPGFVRSRYNLGISCVNLGAHREAIEHFLEALSLQRQAAGDGEGGAGRGRGAAVTVMSDNIWSTLRMALSMMGESSLYSAADRRDLDTLLAHFCQREGETE; this is encoded by the exons ATGGCGATGCGGGAGTTAGTGGAGGCGGAATGTGGGGGAGCCAATCCCCTCATGAAACTGACTGGTCACATGACCCAAGAGGGAGGGGCTTGGAGACATCGATCAACACCCTCT ATTCCTCCTATTCCAATTGAAACAATCACTGAAGAGGAG CTGGTCAGTGAGTTTCTACAGGTCCCACAACATCCTCCCTCCAGTTTTTATATGGGTCAGCTGCTGGAGGAAATGCAGCAGCTAGATCAGCAGAGCTACAGACCAGCTCCACAGAGAG CTCCAGACGTGGCTGCTTTGGCGCTGTCTGGCAATTGGGAGGCAGAGTTCCTGTCTAATGTTGACTCTGCCTCTTCTTCTGGACAAGCTGGTCTGGATCCAGCTGATGCTGATTGGACCAGAGAATTCATCAGTAAAG ACCCTGGCTGCTGGGCAGAGGAGTACCTGAAGCACTCAGAGGAGAAGTTATGGCATGAAGATTTGGGAGAAATAGAACAGGACAAAGAATg GACGCAAGAATACCAGTCAGATGAAGGACTTCGGCAAACAGCGAATGAACTCCTTGCCAAAGTGGATGACCCTAAACTACAGAAGACAGAG TTCCTGCGGTTCATTAGGCAGATTGGCGAGGGCAGTGTGACTGTGGAGGACAGAGCAGGAAAAGAGAACACTGATAGAGCACAGGCCAAGGAGGCACAGCACTGGGCCTCCAGCATTAACCAG GTTTCTGCAGAATCTGCAGAATTTTGGGTAGATGAGTTCACAGCTTATGGGCCAGACTTCCAGCAGGCCAAAGCAGCGGTCGAG GGGTATCAGTTTGAAGAAGACAACCCCTACCTGTCCCACGATGATGCGTTTGCTGAGGGTGTGAAGAGGATGGAGGCGGGGGACATTCCTGGAGCCGTACGTCTCTTTGAGAGCGCAGTTCAGAGAGAGCCAGACAACCAGCTG GCTTGGCAATATCTGGGCACCTGCCAGGCTGAGAACGAGCAAGAGTTTGCTGCTATCAGCGCACTCCGCAG ATGTATCGAGCTGAAAAAGGACAATCTGACGGCTCTCATGGCTCTAGCTGTGAGCTTCACCAATGAGTCACTGCACAGACAGGCCTGCGAGACGCTTCGTGATTGGTTGAGACACAACCCTAAATACCAGCATATCCTCGAGCAGCATGAACGAGAGAAGGAGCGGGAGGGTGTgagggagagggagaaagagagggagagatttGGATCCCTTCTTCCAGA GGCACTGTTTAATGAAGTGCAGATGTTGTTTTTGAGTGCAGCGGGTGCTGACCCCACATGGGTGGACCCTGAGCTGCAGTGTGGTCTGGGCGTTCTCTTCAACCTGAGTGGAGAGTATGACAAGGCTGTGGACTGCTTCAATGCCGCCCTGTCTGTGATGCCACAG GATTATCTGCTGTGGAACAAGTTGGGAGCAACTCTTGCTAACGGGAACCGCTCAGAGGAGGCGGTCGCTGCCTACAGGCGCGCACTGGAGCTACAGCCTGGATTTGTACGTAGCCGATATAACCTTGGCATCAGCTGTGTCAACCTGGGTGCACACAG GGAGGCAATAGAGCACTTCCTAGAGGCCCTTTCTCTGCAGCGACAGGCCGCAGGTGATGGAGAGGGAGGTGCGGGTCGAGGGCGAGGTGCAGCAGTGACTGTGATGTCAGACAACATCTGGTCTACATTACGCATGGCACTGAGCATGATGGGAGAAAGCTCGCTTTATTCAGCAGCCGACCGGCGAGATCTGGACACTCTGCTGGCACACTTCTGCcagagagaaggagagacagAATGA
- the LOC109103989 gene encoding peroxisomal targeting signal 1 receptor-like isoform X1 → MAMRELVEAECGGANPLMKLTGHMTQEGGAWRHRSTPSIPPIPIETITEEELVSEFLQVPQHPPSSFYMGQLLEEMQQLDQQSYRPAPQRAPDVAALALSGNWEAEFLSNVDSASSSGQAGLDPADADWTREFISKDPGCWAEEYLKHSEEKLWHEDLGEIEQDKEWTQEYQSDEGLRQTANELLAKVDDPKLQKTEFLRFIRQIGEGSVTVEDRAGKENTDRAQAKEAQHWASSINQVSAESAEFWVDEFTAYGPDFQQAKAAVESDVDFWEKLQQEWEEMAKRDAEAHPWLSDFDQMLSSSYDKGYQFEEDNPYLSHDDAFAEGVKRMEAGDIPGAVRLFESAVQREPDNQLAWQYLGTCQAENEQEFAAISALRRCIELKKDNLTALMALAVSFTNESLHRQACETLRDWLRHNPKYQHILEQHEREKEREGVREREKERERFGSLLPEALFNEVQMLFLSAAGADPTWVDPELQCGLGVLFNLSGEYDKAVDCFNAALSVMPQDYLLWNKLGATLANGNRSEEAVAAYRRALELQPGFVRSRYNLGISCVNLGAHREAIEHFLEALSLQRQAAGDGEGGAGRGRGAAVTVMSDNIWSTLRMALSMMGESSLYSAADRRDLDTLLAHFCQREGETE, encoded by the exons ATGGCGATGCGGGAGTTAGTGGAGGCGGAATGTGGGGGAGCCAATCCCCTCATGAAACTGACTGGTCACATGACCCAAGAGGGAGGGGCTTGGAGACATCGATCAACACCCTCT ATTCCTCCTATTCCAATTGAAACAATCACTGAAGAGGAG CTGGTCAGTGAGTTTCTACAGGTCCCACAACATCCTCCCTCCAGTTTTTATATGGGTCAGCTGCTGGAGGAAATGCAGCAGCTAGATCAGCAGAGCTACAGACCAGCTCCACAGAGAG CTCCAGACGTGGCTGCTTTGGCGCTGTCTGGCAATTGGGAGGCAGAGTTCCTGTCTAATGTTGACTCTGCCTCTTCTTCTGGACAAGCTGGTCTGGATCCAGCTGATGCTGATTGGACCAGAGAATTCATCAGTAAAG ACCCTGGCTGCTGGGCAGAGGAGTACCTGAAGCACTCAGAGGAGAAGTTATGGCATGAAGATTTGGGAGAAATAGAACAGGACAAAGAATg GACGCAAGAATACCAGTCAGATGAAGGACTTCGGCAAACAGCGAATGAACTCCTTGCCAAAGTGGATGACCCTAAACTACAGAAGACAGAG TTCCTGCGGTTCATTAGGCAGATTGGCGAGGGCAGTGTGACTGTGGAGGACAGAGCAGGAAAAGAGAACACTGATAGAGCACAGGCCAAGGAGGCACAGCACTGGGCCTCCAGCATTAACCAG GTTTCTGCAGAATCTGCAGAATTTTGGGTAGATGAGTTCACAGCTTATGGGCCAGACTTCCAGCAGGCCAAAGCAGCGGTCGAG AGTGATGTTGATTTCTGGGAGAAACTCCAGCAGGAGTGGGAGGAAATGGCGAAGAGGGATGCTGAAGCTCACCCGTGGCTCTCAGACTTCGACCAGATGCTCAGTAGCTCTTACGACAAG GGGTATCAGTTTGAAGAAGACAACCCCTACCTGTCCCACGATGATGCGTTTGCTGAGGGTGTGAAGAGGATGGAGGCGGGGGACATTCCTGGAGCCGTACGTCTCTTTGAGAGCGCAGTTCAGAGAGAGCCAGACAACCAGCTG GCTTGGCAATATCTGGGCACCTGCCAGGCTGAGAACGAGCAAGAGTTTGCTGCTATCAGCGCACTCCGCAG ATGTATCGAGCTGAAAAAGGACAATCTGACGGCTCTCATGGCTCTAGCTGTGAGCTTCACCAATGAGTCACTGCACAGACAGGCCTGCGAGACGCTTCGTGATTGGTTGAGACACAACCCTAAATACCAGCATATCCTCGAGCAGCATGAACGAGAGAAGGAGCGGGAGGGTGTgagggagagggagaaagagagggagagatttGGATCCCTTCTTCCAGA GGCACTGTTTAATGAAGTGCAGATGTTGTTTTTGAGTGCAGCGGGTGCTGACCCCACATGGGTGGACCCTGAGCTGCAGTGTGGTCTGGGCGTTCTCTTCAACCTGAGTGGAGAGTATGACAAGGCTGTGGACTGCTTCAATGCCGCCCTGTCTGTGATGCCACAG GATTATCTGCTGTGGAACAAGTTGGGAGCAACTCTTGCTAACGGGAACCGCTCAGAGGAGGCGGTCGCTGCCTACAGGCGCGCACTGGAGCTACAGCCTGGATTTGTACGTAGCCGATATAACCTTGGCATCAGCTGTGTCAACCTGGGTGCACACAG GGAGGCAATAGAGCACTTCCTAGAGGCCCTTTCTCTGCAGCGACAGGCCGCAGGTGATGGAGAGGGAGGTGCGGGTCGAGGGCGAGGTGCAGCAGTGACTGTGATGTCAGACAACATCTGGTCTACATTACGCATGGCACTGAGCATGATGGGAGAAAGCTCGCTTTATTCAGCAGCCGACCGGCGAGATCTGGACACTCTGCTGGCACACTTCTGCcagagagaaggagagacagAATGA
- the LOC109103989 gene encoding peroxisomal targeting signal 1 receptor-like isoform X4, whose product MAMRELVEAECGGANPLMKLTGHMTQEGGAWRHRSTPSIPPIPIETITEEELVSEFLQVPQHPPSSFYMGQLLEEMQQLDQQSYRPAPQRAPDVAALALSGNWEAEFLSNVDSASSSGQAGLDPADADWTREFISKDPGCWAEEYLKHSEEKLWHEDLGEIEQDKEWTQEYQSDEGLRQTANELLAKVDDPKLQKTEVSAESAEFWVDEFTAYGPDFQQAKAAVEGYQFEEDNPYLSHDDAFAEGVKRMEAGDIPGAVRLFESAVQREPDNQLAWQYLGTCQAENEQEFAAISALRRCIELKKDNLTALMALAVSFTNESLHRQACETLRDWLRHNPKYQHILEQHEREKEREGVREREKERERFGSLLPEALFNEVQMLFLSAAGADPTWVDPELQCGLGVLFNLSGEYDKAVDCFNAALSVMPQDYLLWNKLGATLANGNRSEEAVAAYRRALELQPGFVRSRYNLGISCVNLGAHREAIEHFLEALSLQRQAAGDGEGGAGRGRGAAVTVMSDNIWSTLRMALSMMGESSLYSAADRRDLDTLLAHFCQREGETE is encoded by the exons ATGGCGATGCGGGAGTTAGTGGAGGCGGAATGTGGGGGAGCCAATCCCCTCATGAAACTGACTGGTCACATGACCCAAGAGGGAGGGGCTTGGAGACATCGATCAACACCCTCT ATTCCTCCTATTCCAATTGAAACAATCACTGAAGAGGAG CTGGTCAGTGAGTTTCTACAGGTCCCACAACATCCTCCCTCCAGTTTTTATATGGGTCAGCTGCTGGAGGAAATGCAGCAGCTAGATCAGCAGAGCTACAGACCAGCTCCACAGAGAG CTCCAGACGTGGCTGCTTTGGCGCTGTCTGGCAATTGGGAGGCAGAGTTCCTGTCTAATGTTGACTCTGCCTCTTCTTCTGGACAAGCTGGTCTGGATCCAGCTGATGCTGATTGGACCAGAGAATTCATCAGTAAAG ACCCTGGCTGCTGGGCAGAGGAGTACCTGAAGCACTCAGAGGAGAAGTTATGGCATGAAGATTTGGGAGAAATAGAACAGGACAAAGAATg GACGCAAGAATACCAGTCAGATGAAGGACTTCGGCAAACAGCGAATGAACTCCTTGCCAAAGTGGATGACCCTAAACTACAGAAGACAGAG GTTTCTGCAGAATCTGCAGAATTTTGGGTAGATGAGTTCACAGCTTATGGGCCAGACTTCCAGCAGGCCAAAGCAGCGGTCGAG GGGTATCAGTTTGAAGAAGACAACCCCTACCTGTCCCACGATGATGCGTTTGCTGAGGGTGTGAAGAGGATGGAGGCGGGGGACATTCCTGGAGCCGTACGTCTCTTTGAGAGCGCAGTTCAGAGAGAGCCAGACAACCAGCTG GCTTGGCAATATCTGGGCACCTGCCAGGCTGAGAACGAGCAAGAGTTTGCTGCTATCAGCGCACTCCGCAG ATGTATCGAGCTGAAAAAGGACAATCTGACGGCTCTCATGGCTCTAGCTGTGAGCTTCACCAATGAGTCACTGCACAGACAGGCCTGCGAGACGCTTCGTGATTGGTTGAGACACAACCCTAAATACCAGCATATCCTCGAGCAGCATGAACGAGAGAAGGAGCGGGAGGGTGTgagggagagggagaaagagagggagagatttGGATCCCTTCTTCCAGA GGCACTGTTTAATGAAGTGCAGATGTTGTTTTTGAGTGCAGCGGGTGCTGACCCCACATGGGTGGACCCTGAGCTGCAGTGTGGTCTGGGCGTTCTCTTCAACCTGAGTGGAGAGTATGACAAGGCTGTGGACTGCTTCAATGCCGCCCTGTCTGTGATGCCACAG GATTATCTGCTGTGGAACAAGTTGGGAGCAACTCTTGCTAACGGGAACCGCTCAGAGGAGGCGGTCGCTGCCTACAGGCGCGCACTGGAGCTACAGCCTGGATTTGTACGTAGCCGATATAACCTTGGCATCAGCTGTGTCAACCTGGGTGCACACAG GGAGGCAATAGAGCACTTCCTAGAGGCCCTTTCTCTGCAGCGACAGGCCGCAGGTGATGGAGAGGGAGGTGCGGGTCGAGGGCGAGGTGCAGCAGTGACTGTGATGTCAGACAACATCTGGTCTACATTACGCATGGCACTGAGCATGATGGGAGAAAGCTCGCTTTATTCAGCAGCCGACCGGCGAGATCTGGACACTCTGCTGGCACACTTCTGCcagagagaaggagagacagAATGA